Below is a genomic region from Mucilaginibacter auburnensis.
AGTAGACGGCATACAGGTGGCAGACCCTAATAACTCCAACATCTTCCCTAATGAGGGTTTTCAAAACAGTATAATGGACGTACAGGGTAGCGCCCCTTTGGTGCATGCCATCCGCAATGTGCCTCATGGAGTTGTTTCATACCACACGTATCATTCCGCGGAGTTGGGTAATCGTCCAATGTTAGTTTATACGCCTCCGGGTTATGAGAACAATCCTAATAAGAAATATCCTGTATTGTATCTGTTGCACGGGTCGTCTGATACGGAAGAAACCTGGACTAAGGTTGGTCGTGCCAACTTTATATTGGACAACCTTATCAGCGAAGGCAAAGCCGAACCCATGATAATAGTCATGCCTTATGGCCGTGCTTACCCTAAAATTGAGAAGACCGGCAGCTTACGCGACTGGGCCAACTTACAGGAGTATAAAAAGGACTTCTTCGGTAACATTATGCCATTTGTTGAGAAGAACCACAGAACCAAAACCGATAAAGACAGTAGGGCTATAGCTGGCTTCTCTGGCGGTGGCGGCACCTCGCTGTATTTTGGTTTGAACAATATGGACAAGTTTAGTTATGTTATCGGCTTCGCTCCCGGCATGTTGAAGAATGAGATAGATCGCAATAACGCAGGTGCATTTGAGAATCCGGCCAATACTAACAAACAATTAAAGCTGTTTTGGATAGGCGTTGGTACTGATGATATTACTTACAATACCATTAAAAACGATTACCTGCCTGTATTGGATGCTAAGAAGATAAAATATGAAACCTTCATTTCTGACGGTGGTCATACATGGATGAATTGTAAGTTGTACCTGGCTACCGTGGCTCAGCGTTTATTTAAAAAGTAGTTACCTGCAATTAAATAAAGAAATTCAAAGCCGCTTAGCTGTTGTTAAGCGGCTTTTTACTGTTCCATCGTCTCACTGTATATGTGAGACGATTTGAAACGATATTTTATATAAAAAATTGATAGTTAATGATTTATATAAAATTAGTGAAACGAAAATGAGACGAGTGAAACGATTTTACAGCTATAATCCTGAAATAAATTTACATTAAAGGCCTTTGTTCCGGGTTTTGCTTTGTTCTTGAGATAACAAAAAAGGGCCGCAAATGCGGCCCAGTAAAATACTGATCTCTGATCAACTAATCACCAATCACTATTTCTTCTTCGCCTGCGCTTGTTGTTGCGCACGCATCATTTCTTCCATTTTAGCGGCGAAACCGGTTTTCTTTTTGGTGCTTTCAGGTTTCTTTTTGTTTTCCTGAATCTGCGCGTGGATCTTCTTATCATCAACCATTAAGCGGATAATATATTGCTGTAAGAAGGTGAACATGTTAGCCAGGAAGTAGTAATAGTTCAAACCTGCCGGGTAGCTGTTCAATGCGCCCAGGAAGATAATAGGTGTAATGTAGCCAATATATTTCATCTGACCGGTTACGCCTGATATTTGGTTGTTGAAGTAAGTATAAATAAGTGTTGATATGGTCATCAGCACACACATTAAGCTTAAGTGGTCGCCTATAAAAGGAATGGTAAAACCAAATTTTATAAAAGCGTCATAAGTAGATAAGTCATGCATCCACAAAAAGCTTTCACCTCTTAACTCAAACAAACTTGGGAAAAACCTGAAGAAAGCAATAACAATTGGCATTTGCAGCAGCAACGGCAAACATCCTCCTAATGGATTTACCCCGGCCTTTTTATAGAGCTTTAAATACTCCTGTTGTAATAAAGTTGGGTTATCCTCTCCCACTTTAGCTTTGATCTCATCCATCTCCGGCTTTAGCACACGCATTTTAGCCATTGACAGGTATGATTTATAAGTAAGCGGAGATAGTACCAGCTTTAATATCACCGTAAGCGCCAATATAATTAAACCATAGCTCCAGTTAAACTGCTCCAGAAAATGAAAAACCGGTAGCACCGCGAAACGATTAATGTATTTTAAAGGTCCCCAACCCAGGTTAACCTGTTTCTCAAGGTCAAAACCTTGTTTTTGTAACAGATCATATTTGTTAGGGCCAAAGTAAAATTGCATCGGGAAAGAACCGTCTGCATCGCGCTCAACAGCAAGCGTAGCTTTCATGTCCTTAATATCCACATGGTCGGCAGTATCAGTACTTACAGCTAAATTAGCTTTGCTGATGCCTTTTTTAGCTATCAATACACTTGAAAAGAAGTGAGCTTTGAATGATACCCATTGCAGTTTCTGGTCGTTTATCTCTTTAGCATCATCTTTAGTTTCGCTTAAATAATCAACGCCATCTTCTAAACCATTATAATAAACGGTAGTGTACTGACGCTCCAGGTGCATATCCATTTCCTGTTTACGCACAGCGGTCTGCCAGTTAATGTTAAACGTATTGCTGTTAGCTACTACATTATCTAAGCCCACAGGTTTAACGGTAAAATCAACCTTGTAACCTTCGACAGGTAGCGTATAAATGTAATCAATGTACTGTGTTGGGCTGTAGCTTAAACGTAATGTGATGCCATTTGAACCGTTGCCTGTAACCTGGGTAAAGTAACGCTCATTGGTATTTACAATAGTTGAACCTGCAGTTAGCGTAGTACCAAACTTATTATCAGTACCATCAAATAATATTAATGGCTTTTTATCATAAGTTTTAAAGTTTTTAAGTTCAGCTGAGTAGATGCGGCCACCACGTGTGCTTACCTTTAGTTTGATATCTTTATTTTCTAAAGTTAACAATTGCTCGCTACCTGCTAATGAAGCGCCAAACGGACTTTTCAAAGCCGCCGAATCAATAGCCGGTTTTTTGATTGTATCGGCAACTGTTTTAGCAGCAGCCGGTACCTTTCCGGCTTTCTTCAGCGAATCCAGGTGTATTCTGTCTTTTTCTTTCTGTATCTCGGCATCGCTCGGTTTTAAAAAATAAACCGACCCCGCTATGATGATCATGATCAGGAATAATCCTGTAAACGTATTTCTATCCATTATATCGTATCTGGTACTAAACCCTTACTTCTTACGGGCATAAGCCATTGAAGCGGCGACAAAGTTAATAAAAAGTGGATGCGGATTAGCAACTGTTGATTTTAATTCGGGGTGAAACTGCGCCCCCACAAAAAACGGATGGTTCTTTAATTCAACTATCTCAACCAGGTTATTCTGCGGATTAAAGCCTGATGGCGTCATTCCCGCGTCTTCGTATTGTTTCAGGTAGTCGTTATTAAATTCATAACGATGGCGATGGCGTTCGGTAATATGCAGTTTGCCATATATAGCATGTGCTTTGGTTCCTTTTTTCAGATCACACGGATATGAACCCAAACGCATGGTTCCACCTTTGTTTACCACCTTTTTTTGTTCTTCCATCATGGCTATAACCGGGTGCGCCGTGTGCGAGTTCATTTCAGTACTGCTGGCTCCCTCTAAACCTAATACATTACGGCCATATTCAACAACCGCGCATTGCATACCCAGGCAGATGCCAAAGAATGGTATATTGTTTTCGCGCACGTGTTTAATGGCAGCTATTTTGCCTTCAAAACCACGCTCTCCAAAACCCGGAGCAACCAACACACCGTGCAATCCTTGCAGTTTTTCAACCGCGTTTTGAGGTGTTAATTCTTCCGAAGGAATGTACTTAACTTTCACTTTACACTCATTTTTAGCACCTGCATGAATGAACGACTCGATAATAGATTTATAAGCATCGGGTAATTCAACATACTTACCTACCAGTCCAACGCAAACGTCGGAAGTAGGATTTTTCAGGCGACCCAAAAAGTCTTTCCAACTTTCCAGGTTAGGTTCTGCTTTATGCGGAAGTTTAAGTTTTGTTAAAACGGTTTTGTCTAATTGCTCTTTCAACATCAGTAAAGGCACGTCATAAATTGATGGCGCATCTATTGATTCGATTACGGCATTGATGTTTACGTTACAAAAAAGTGCAATTTTTTTTCTCAGATCGGCAGTTAAGTGGTGTTCGGTACGGCAAACCAATATATCCGGCTGTATACCATACTCCAGCAACATTTTAACGGAGTGCTGTGTTGGCTTGGTTTTTAACTCGCCGGCAGCGGCTAAATAAGGTACTAACGTTAAATGAATAACTAACGAATTGTTGGAACCTTCTTCCCACCTGAACTGACGCACAGCCTCAATGTATGGCAACGACTCAATATCGCCTACGGTACCGCCTAATTCAGTAATAACAATATCGTACTCGCCGTTCTCACCCAATAAACGGATGTTTCTTTTTATCTCATCGGTAATGTGCGGTACAACCTGAACCGTTTTACCTAAAAAGGCGCCTTCACGCTCTTTGTTGATGACGTTTTGGTAAATACGACCGGTGGTAATGTTGTTTGCCTGAGATGTTGGGGTATTTAAAAAGCGCTCGTAATGACCAAGATCCAGATCGGTTTCGGCTCCATCTTCGGTAACATAACATTCACCGTGCTCATAAGGGTTCAGCGTTCCGGGATCAATGTTAATGTAGGGGTCAAACTTTTGGATGGTTACGCGGTAACCGCGAGATTGAAGTAATTTGGCAAGAGATGCAGATATAATACCTTTCCCTAACGAAGAGGTTACACCGCCCGTAACAAATATGTATTTGGTCATGTTTTTTGTTTGTGTACGGGGTACAAAAGTAAGATTTTTTTCGGGACTTGAGGGATTAAAAATGTTATTACTGAACAGCCTGATAATGACGACTTAGTGTTATTTTTAACGATAGTGCTCTGACCACGCATGAAATAATACACTTAATTTCTCGCTCAACCTCATTGCAATAAATGCTCTACTCAAGCTTTGCTCTGTGTACAGTATCTCTATTATCCCTACATTGATGAGGTTTATAACGTCCGGATCGCTTCTTTCACCAATTGTATTTATATAATTGAAAGAATTGCTTACAAAGTGTGAGTTTGGATCTTGTTTGATGCTTTCCGCTAAAGTTGATGCGAAATCATTCATAAACAAATAAATACCGTCGTCTTTAAACGCGTTGGATTCGTAATTATATTCCGGAACCATTTCTTTTAATATCGAGATGAGTTCATTGGAAATATTTTGCGTTTTGATGCTCACTTGTAAGCAATACAATCTTACTACGGTAACAACTCCAGATCACCCGGAGTATCTACCGCATAAGTTTCAAATTCTGTTTCAGCAACTTTTATGCGGTACCCGTTCTCGATCCATCGTAGTTGTTCAAGCGCTTCGGCCTTTTCAAGTGATGAAACTTCCAACTTGGTGATCTGCTGTAAAATATCAGCACGATAACCGTAAATGCCGATATGCTTATAGTAGGCAAAAAATTCCAGCCAGTTTTCCGGCTGTTCTCCCCTGATATGCGGTAATGCCGAACGCGAAAAATAAACCGCCTCGTTCAGTTTGTTTACTACCACCTTTGGCGAATTAGGATTGTGTAGTTCGTGTTCTGTTTTAATGCGTTTGATGAGTGTGGCTATTTGCGCGTCGGGCGCTTCAAAACAGGCAGCGAGTTTGCTTATTTGCTCAGGTTCGATATAAGGTTCATCCCCTTGTATATTGATAATAACGTCATAGTCTTTGTGTATAGCCGCTACCTGTGCGCAACGGTCTGTTCCACTTTGGTGGTAATCGGCAGTCATGATAGCCTTACCGCCAAAATTTATAACGTGGTCAAATATGCGGTCATCATCAGTGGCTACAATAACATCGGTAAGGTCGGCACATTTACCGGCCTGCTCATATACGCGCTGAATCATGCTTTTACCGGCAATATCAACTAATGGTTTACCGGGAAAACGGGATGATGCGTAGCGTGCAGGAATGATGCCGAGAATGTTCATATGCCCCTCTCTTGTCTCCCTTAAAGGGGAGAAGATTTAAATTTTTAATTACTTTATAAAGCCTTCTCCTTTAGGAGAGATGAGGCTAAAACAGCCCGTTAACTTCCCTTTCAATAGCTTCAACAATAGTGGCCATATCTTCGGTATTATTGGCAAAATCCAGATTGTCTTTATCTAATATCAAAAGTTTGCCCAAGTTGTAATTAGCTATCCATTTATCATACTTTTCATTGAGTTTTGATAAATAATCAATACGGATGCCTATTTCATATTCCCTGCCTCTGCGTTGAATATTGTTAACCAGGGTTGGCACCGAAGCCTTGAGATAAACCAACAGATCAGGAGGTTTAATGTATTCGGTAATGTTATCGAATATAGATGTATAATTTTCGTAGTCGCGGGTGGTCATCAGGCCCATATCGTGCAGGTTTTCCGCAAATATGTAGGCATCCTCATAAATGGTTCTGTCCTGCAGAATGTTGCGACCGCTTTTTTGTATCTCAATGATCTGGCGATAGCGGCTGTTCAGGAAATATATTTGCAGGTTAAAGCTCCAACGCTTCATGTCGCTATAAAAATCCTCCAGGTAAGGGTTATTATCAACGGCTTCAAAAAGCGGATCCCAGCCATAATTTTTGGCCAGCATTTCGGTGAGCGTGGTTTTTCCGGCACCTATATTTCCAACAATAGCTATATGCATATTCGCTAAGATATACTTTGAATATTAATTGTCAAAATTCATTAGTCCATAGTCCATTGACGATAGACCATAGTAACCGTAGAAAATAGCTATGGACTATGGACCATCGTCTATGGTCTTCCTAATCTAAAAACTTCTGAATCCGATGATCTCACGCACTTCTTTTATAGTTTTTGAAGCGCTTTCGCGTGCTTTTTCGGCGCCTAAGCGGGCTACTTTAGCTAAATAGTCCGTATCGCCTGCTATCGCATTTATTCTGTCGCGAATTGGTGCGGTGGCAATGATCATATCCTCCGCCAGTTGCTTTTTCAGATCGCCGTAACGCACCTGACAAGTGTTATACAGGTTGTTGAAATGACCGTAAGTATCCTGGCTTGATACCACTTTCATTAAATCAAAAAGGTTTTGAATTTCATCGGGCTTTTGCTGGTTTTCAACAGTTGGGCCGCTATCAGTTACCGCACGCATTACTTTTTTACGGATCACTTCAGGTGCATCAGCAAGAAAAATAGCATTGCCTTCTCCCTCTGATTTTCCCATTTTGCCTTTGCCGTCCAAGCCCGGTATTTTTACCAGATTATTGCTGTAGTTAAACGCATGTGGTTCAGCAAAATAATCGTTGTTATATAAACGGTTAAAGCGGTTACCAAAGGTACGCGCCATCTCCAAATGCTGCTCCTGGTCTTTGCCTACTGGAACTTTAGTAGCACGATGAATCAATATATCAGCAGCCATTAAAACGGGGTAGGTTAATAAGCCCGCATTAACGTTATCAGGCTGTGCACGCACTTTATCTTTAAAAGATGTACTGCGCTCCAACTCGCCTAAATAGGCGTTCATATTTAAATAAAGGTATAGCTCAGCAACTTCAGGCACATCCGACTGTACATAGATAGTAGCTTTTTCAGGGTCGATGCCGGCAGCCAGGTATTCTATTAATACGCTTTTAACGTTGTTATGCAGATTGGCCGGTGTTGGGTGTGTGGTAAGCGAGTGCAGATCTGCAATAAAGAAATAGCAATTGTACTCGTGCTGCATTTTTACAAAGTTCTGTATAGCGCCGTAGTAGTTTCCTAAATGTAGATTTCCGGTTGACCGGATACCGCTTACAACAATTTCCATAGCGGCGAAAGTAAGTATTTTTTCTATTTTTGGTGTTGATGAAAATACTTTTGAGGAAGTTGCACTGCTATTTATATGTAGCTTCTGTAGGTGTAACCTATGCCTTATCCTTTCCTTTATTATACGCGCTGTCGCGCAATCCCCGCAATTATAAATACGTAAACATGATTCGTCGTGTTTGGGCCTTTGTGAGCTCGGCACTGGTGGGTATTTTTTACCGCGTTAAGTATGAAAAGCCTATAGACTGGAGCCGTACTTATATTATCTGTTCCAACCATACTTCCAATTTGGACATTAGCGCTATGACGCAACTGGTTAAAAGCAACCATCATTGCTTTATGGGCAAGGAAGAGTTGCTGCATAACTTTATTACCAGACTATTCTTTAAAACAGTTGATATACCGGTTAACCGTGAAAGTAAAATATCATCTTACCGCGCGTTTAAAAAAGCTTCGGAGGCTTTGTCTAATGGAACGTCTGTAATAATTTTTCCTGAAGGACGTATTCCGGATGAATATCCTCCGGTGTTATACGATTTTAAAAACGGGCCATTCAGACTGGCTATTGAGCTGAAAGTGCCCATCATCCCCGTAACTTCATTAAATACCTGGCAAATTTTGTGGGATACCGGCTTAGAGCATGGTAGTAAACCCGGTATTTGTAATATATTTGTGCATGAGCCCATAGAAACGGCTCAGTTAACTTTGGATGATGCAGATGCACTTAGAGATAATGTGCATGCTATTATTGAACAAACTTTAAATAGAAAATGAATATTGACAGGGAAACCGTTGACAAGATAGCTCACCTGGCTCGTCTTGACCTAGCTGAGAACGACAAACAGGAAATGATTGGCGACATGAACCGAATTCTGGATTTCATGGCAAAATTAAATGAGGTAGATACATCTGGCGTTGAACCGTTGGTATATATGTCAAACGAGGTGAATGTTTTTAGGGAAGATGTTGTAAAACATGACATTACAACCGAACAAGCCCTTGAAAACGCCCCTAAACACAACGATCAATACTTTATGGTGGCCAAGGTTATCGGATAAATAAATTTGATAGCGTAACATTTACAACCCAACACCGTCAAAGCAAATAAAACAGTATTATATGAAGCCACTCATCACCATTAAAGAAATAGGCAGGAAATATGTAATAGGCGCCGAGGTTATCCATGCGCTTAAATCAGTTTCTTTAACTATTAACAAGGGTGAGTTTGTTGCCTTGATGGGGCCTTCAGGTTCGGGTAAATCAACGCTGATGAATATTTTGGGTTGTTTGGATACGCCTTCTAAAGGTGAATACATTCTGAATGGCATTAACGTTAGCCACATGAGTGATGATGAACTTGCCGAAGTGCGCAACAGTGAAATTGGTTTCGTATTTCAAACCTTCAACTTATTGCCACGTAATACGGCTTTAGATAATGTGGCACTTCCGCTGGTTTACGCGGGTGTTAGCAAAGACGACCGTAACAAACGCGCGCATGCCGCTTTAACCAATGTAGGTTTAGGTCACCGTGTTGACCACAAGCCTAATGAGCTTTCGGGTGGTCAGCGTCAGCGTGTTGCAGTTGCAAGGGCGCTTATTAATGATCCGTCAATCATTTTAGCAGATGAGCCGACCGGTAACCTTGATACTAAAACTTCTATTGAGATAATGGGTCTGCTGGAAGATATTCACGCCAAAGGCAACACCATTATATTGGTTACGCACGAGGAAGACATTGCCATGCACGCGCACCGTATAGTGCGTATGCGCGACGGTTTAATTGAGCGCGACGAAATAAACCCGGCTCCTCACAAGGTTGACAGAAGCAAACTGGTTACTATTGATGAAGAATTGGCTGCTACGGCAGACATCACCACAAAACCCAAGCTAACCAAATAACTGTATGGACAGTTTGCCTTTTGATGATAGCGGCCTCACTCCTGCCACAATCACCAATTATCAAGATATCTATATTGCAGTTAAAGGTCAATTTCCGCTAAATGCTACCGGGCATATCAATTTCCATCTGGAAGATTTCGAGTCTTTTAAAAATTGTATTGAGATCAATGTACGTGCTTCTTACGTAATAAAGCATGAGCGGAGTGACTCCTACCTTCTGTTTACAGAAACACGTCATAAACCAGTTGATGATAAAGAGGCTGATTCTGCAGATTATTACCTGCACCACACATGGGCCCTTGCTTATTTAAGAAAAGATTTTGGGCACGTTGTTATCCGCAGGGAAACGCTGAGAGATAAGATCATTGAGCTTATTCACCCTATAGAACTTGATTTTGCTGAGGACAAACCCTTCAGTAATACGTTTTATACTATTGTAAGCGATGTGCAAAAAGCACAATCAGGCATAGACCGAAACTTCCGTAACGCGGTTATGGACGTACGTGACGATGACTTCCTGATCGAAATTGTTAACCATACGCTTATCATAGGCAGTCATCATCCCATGTTGCCCGAAAAAGCAAAGCACATGGCAGCATTTGTACACCGCCTGGCAGATCTTTGTTAGTAGGTATAAAATTGCATCTTAGCACATGAGCATGCACAATTAGGGTCTGTTAAACCCATTTTGGTTAAAAAGTGCTGGTAAAAACCTATTCTGTCGTTCATACCTTCATTTTCACCTTTGTTACACTCAACGGCACCGTTTACAATATTAATGGTCATGCCAAAGCCTGGTGTACGGCCTTTCTCCGTATCTATTGGTTTAGGCTGCCATTTACCTATCATCACATCGTGCGCGGATGGTTTATGTGTTTCGGGCATCATCCAAAACCATATGGCAGCTTTAAACGCCACTACTGCGTCATTCTCCACCTTGTCGGGGTCATTCAGCAAGATCTGTTTATCGCCAAAAATACAGTCAGATGCCTTACCATAATTTCCGTTATAACTTAATTGCATAGGGCCCCTACCATAGTATTTTTTTCCTTTGACCGGA
It encodes:
- the kdsB gene encoding 3-deoxy-manno-octulosonate cytidylyltransferase, with the protein product MNILGIIPARYASSRFPGKPLVDIAGKSMIQRVYEQAGKCADLTDVIVATDDDRIFDHVINFGGKAIMTADYHQSGTDRCAQVAAIHKDYDVIINIQGDEPYIEPEQISKLAACFEAPDAQIATLIKRIKTEHELHNPNSPKVVVNKLNEAVYFSRSALPHIRGEQPENWLEFFAYYKHIGIYGYRADILQQITKLEVSSLEKAEALEQLRWIENGYRIKVAETEFETYAVDTPGDLELLP
- the trpS gene encoding tryptophan--tRNA ligase; translated protein: MEIVVSGIRSTGNLHLGNYYGAIQNFVKMQHEYNCYFFIADLHSLTTHPTPANLHNNVKSVLIEYLAAGIDPEKATIYVQSDVPEVAELYLYLNMNAYLGELERSTSFKDKVRAQPDNVNAGLLTYPVLMAADILIHRATKVPVGKDQEQHLEMARTFGNRFNRLYNNDYFAEPHAFNYSNNLVKIPGLDGKGKMGKSEGEGNAIFLADAPEVIRKKVMRAVTDSGPTVENQQKPDEIQNLFDLMKVVSSQDTYGHFNNLYNTCQVRYGDLKKQLAEDMIIATAPIRDRINAIAGDTDYLAKVARLGAEKARESASKTIKEVREIIGFRSF
- the yidC gene encoding membrane protein insertase YidC, yielding MDRNTFTGLFLIMIIIAGSVYFLKPSDAEIQKEKDRIHLDSLKKAGKVPAAAKTVADTIKKPAIDSAALKSPFGASLAGSEQLLTLENKDIKLKVSTRGGRIYSAELKNFKTYDKKPLILFDGTDNKFGTTLTAGSTIVNTNERYFTQVTGNGSNGITLRLSYSPTQYIDYIYTLPVEGYKVDFTVKPVGLDNVVANSNTFNINWQTAVRKQEMDMHLERQYTTVYYNGLEDGVDYLSETKDDAKEINDQKLQWVSFKAHFFSSVLIAKKGISKANLAVSTDTADHVDIKDMKATLAVERDADGSFPMQFYFGPNKYDLLQKQGFDLEKQVNLGWGPLKYINRFAVLPVFHFLEQFNWSYGLIILALTVILKLVLSPLTYKSYLSMAKMRVLKPEMDEIKAKVGEDNPTLLQQEYLKLYKKAGVNPLGGCLPLLLQMPIVIAFFRFFPSLFELRGESFLWMHDLSTYDAFIKFGFTIPFIGDHLSLMCVLMTISTLIYTYFNNQISGVTGQMKYIGYITPIIFLGALNSYPAGLNYYYFLANMFTFLQQYIIRLMVDDKKIHAQIQENKKKPESTKKKTGFAAKMEEMMRAQQQAQAKKK
- the gatC gene encoding Asp-tRNA(Asn)/Glu-tRNA(Gln) amidotransferase subunit GatC, encoding MNIDRETVDKIAHLARLDLAENDKQEMIGDMNRILDFMAKLNEVDTSGVEPLVYMSNEVNVFREDVVKHDITTEQALENAPKHNDQYFMVAKVIG
- a CDS encoding esterase, which encodes MMNFKSPIKYLSGSSSILAALLFASTISTSSVKAQGGFGAPVFASNEVSKDNMVTLRFNAPKANDVKVSTQMAKTPLQMKKNDKGVWEVTFGPVKPDMYPYAFVVDGIQVADPNNSNIFPNEGFQNSIMDVQGSAPLVHAIRNVPHGVVSYHTYHSAELGNRPMLVYTPPGYENNPNKKYPVLYLLHGSSDTEETWTKVGRANFILDNLISEGKAEPMIIVMPYGRAYPKIEKTGSLRDWANLQEYKKDFFGNIMPFVEKNHRTKTDKDSRAIAGFSGGGGTSLYFGLNNMDKFSYVIGFAPGMLKNEIDRNNAGAFENPANTNKQLKLFWIGVGTDDITYNTIKNDYLPVLDAKKIKYETFISDGGHTWMNCKLYLATVAQRLFKK
- a CDS encoding CTP synthase; protein product: MTKYIFVTGGVTSSLGKGIISASLAKLLQSRGYRVTIQKFDPYINIDPGTLNPYEHGECYVTEDGAETDLDLGHYERFLNTPTSQANNITTGRIYQNVINKEREGAFLGKTVQVVPHITDEIKRNIRLLGENGEYDIVITELGGTVGDIESLPYIEAVRQFRWEEGSNNSLVIHLTLVPYLAAAGELKTKPTQHSVKMLLEYGIQPDILVCRTEHHLTADLRKKIALFCNVNINAVIESIDAPSIYDVPLLMLKEQLDKTVLTKLKLPHKAEPNLESWKDFLGRLKNPTSDVCVGLVGKYVELPDAYKSIIESFIHAGAKNECKVKVKYIPSEELTPQNAVEKLQGLHGVLVAPGFGERGFEGKIAAIKHVRENNIPFFGICLGMQCAVVEYGRNVLGLEGASSTEMNSHTAHPVIAMMEEQKKVVNKGGTMRLGSYPCDLKKGTKAHAIYGKLHITERHRHRYEFNNDYLKQYEDAGMTPSGFNPQNNLVEIVELKNHPFFVGAQFHPELKSTVANPHPLFINFVAASMAYARKK
- a CDS encoding DUF7674 family protein — encoded protein: MSIKTQNISNELISILKEMVPEYNYESNAFKDDGIYLFMNDFASTLAESIKQDPNSHFVSNSFNYINTIGERSDPDVINLINVGIIEILYTEQSLSRAFIAMRLSEKLSVLFHAWSEHYR
- a CDS encoding lysophospholipid acyltransferase family protein — its product is MKILLRKLHCYLYVASVGVTYALSFPLLYALSRNPRNYKYVNMIRRVWAFVSSALVGIFYRVKYEKPIDWSRTYIICSNHTSNLDISAMTQLVKSNHHCFMGKEELLHNFITRLFFKTVDIPVNRESKISSYRAFKKASEALSNGTSVIIFPEGRIPDEYPPVLYDFKNGPFRLAIELKVPIIPVTSLNTWQILWDTGLEHGSKPGICNIFVHEPIETAQLTLDDADALRDNVHAIIEQTLNRK
- a CDS encoding deoxynucleoside kinase, with the protein product MHIAIVGNIGAGKTTLTEMLAKNYGWDPLFEAVDNNPYLEDFYSDMKRWSFNLQIYFLNSRYRQIIEIQKSGRNILQDRTIYEDAYIFAENLHDMGLMTTRDYENYTSIFDNITEYIKPPDLLVYLKASVPTLVNNIQRRGREYEIGIRIDYLSKLNEKYDKWIANYNLGKLLILDKDNLDFANNTEDMATIVEAIEREVNGLF
- a CDS encoding ABC transporter ATP-binding protein, translated to MKPLITIKEIGRKYVIGAEVIHALKSVSLTINKGEFVALMGPSGSGKSTLMNILGCLDTPSKGEYILNGINVSHMSDDELAEVRNSEIGFVFQTFNLLPRNTALDNVALPLVYAGVSKDDRNKRAHAALTNVGLGHRVDHKPNELSGGQRQRVAVARALINDPSIILADEPTGNLDTKTSIEIMGLLEDIHAKGNTIILVTHEEDIAMHAHRIVRMRDGLIERDEINPAPHKVDRSKLVTIDEELAATADITTKPKLTK